From Fusobacterium varium:
TTCTAATATATCATTAGTATTTTCTTCTTTTATTTCTCCTTCAAATACTAATTTAAATAACTCTTCCCTTGCTAATCTTCTACTCATTAACTTTCCTTTCTAATCTTCTTTTATTTTCTCTAATATAAATTTTTTAATTCTTTTTATAAATGTTATATCTCCAGCCTTATAACCTACAATACTTAAAACTACTATAAAAACTGTTTTAGGCAGACCATATTCTACAAGAAGAACTCCTAAAACAAATCCTATAAAGCATCCTAAATATTTTCTCCAGTTATTTACAAGGGATACCATCACTTTTTCAAGCATCTCAGCTAACATATATGATCACCTCTATTCTTCTGAAGTATTTGAAGATTTTATTGATAACTTAGAAATCTGTACTTCAACAGTATCAACATCTAATCCCATTTTATCAGATAATCTGTTCTTTATTCCATCTTGAATAGAAGCAGTCTTCTCTGCAATATTTCCATCTGTAAGCATATCAAGTTTTATTTTTACAAAGAATTTTTTTCCTTTTTTTCCTGTAAAAACTTTTATTCCTTCTACATCTTTATCTCTAGAAAGCATTTCTTTTACAAAATTAGTAACAGAAGCTGCTGATATAGTAACTTTTCCATTTTCTGTTTTTATTTCATAATCACCTGTTTTTTCAAACATAGAGAAAAATTTTAAAATACACAATAAAAAATATGCCACACATATGATAACTATCGCAACATTAGTTTTTGTTGAATCTAATGGATTAAATTTTACAATAAAATCCGGCATTACAATACATACTATTCCAGTAATTGATAGTATAAATATTCCTACCCATCCTAGAAAAAATAGAAATTTATTAGTCATAATAATACCACCTTTAATAAAAGTTTAGAGGCGCTTTGAGACGCCTCTTTATATTATAATCCTTCTTCTGTCTCTTCCTCTTCTTCAGAAGCTTCCTCTGTTCTGATTTTTACATCTTGAACATATACATTTACTTCAACAACTTTTAGTCCACTCAATTCAGATACTGCTTTCAATACAGATTTTTGAACTTCATGAGCTACTTCTGAAATTGGATATCCAAATTCTACGATTACAAATACTTCAATGCTGCACTCTTTTTCTCCGACTTCTACTTTAACTCCATTAGTTGGTCTTTTCTTTCCTAGCATTTTGCTAACTTCATCTACTACTCCACCAGCAAGTTTATAAATACCTTCTACATCCCCTGCGGCTTTCGCAGCTATTGTTTTCACTACATCATCAGCTATTCTTATATTTCCTAATTCATTCATTGAAAACACCTCCATGTATTATGTAACACTATTATATCTAATTTTGTTGAAAAAAACTACATTTAATTATTTTTTTTAGAAAAATTTTCTTCTATAAAGTTAGTTGAAGTCTTTCCTTCAAGATATAATTCATTATTAAAAACTTCTAAGTGAAATGGAATAGTAGTATCTATTCCTTCAATAATATATTCACTTAATGCTCTCTTCATTTTTGCAATAGCTTCTTCTCTGTTTATTCCAAAAGCTATCAATTTTCCTATCATTGAGTCATAATAAGGACTTATTTCATATCCTTGATATGAATGGGAATCCACCCTTATCCCATTTCCTCCTGGAACAATATATTTTGTAAGTACGCCTGGTGATGGCAGAAAATCATTTTCAGGGTCTTCTGCATTAATTCTACATTCAATAGCATGTCCGTATAGAATAACATCATCTTGTGCTATATTTAATTTTTCTCCTGCTGCCACTTTTATTTGAAGTTTTATGATATCAACACCTGTTACCATTTCAGTTACAGTATGCTCTACCTGTACTCTTGTATTCATTTCCATAAAAAAGAAATCATTATTTTTATCCACAAGAAACTCTAAAGTTCCTGCTGAGTCATAATTTATTGCTTTAGCAAGAGTTACAGCTGCTTCACCCATGGCTTTTCTGATATTGTAAGGTAATGAAAATGATGGAGCTTCTTCTATAAGCTTTTGATGTCTTCTCTGAATAGAGCAATCTCTCTCTCCTAAATAAATAACATTTCCATGTTGATCTCCCATTATCTGAATTTCTATATGCCTAGGATCTTCCACAAATTTTTCTATATATACATCTGGATTTCCAAATGCTGACTCTGCCTCATTTTGAGCTGCTACTATATTTGCAGCTAATTCTTCATCATTTCTGGCAATTCTCATACCTTTTCCTCCACCACCAGCAGTGGCTTTGATCATTACAGGATATGATATTCTCTCATTTACTTCTTTTTTAGCTTCTGCAATACTTTTAATTATTCCAGTTCCATTAGTTACTGGAACTCCATTTTCTATGGCAGTTGCTCTAGCAGTTGCCTTATCTCCCATTTTTATTATACATTCAGGTCTAGGTCCAATAAACGCTATATTATGCATTTCACAAATCTTTCCAAATCTTGCATTTTCAGAAAGAAACCCATAACCTGGATGGATAGCATCTGCACCTGTAATCTCTGCTGCTGCTATTATATTAGGTATCTTCAGATATGACTCTGAACTTGAGATTCCTCCTATACATACAGCCTCATCTGCAAGAGTTACATGAAGACTTTCTTTATCAGCCTCTGAATATACAGCAACTGTTTTTATTCCTAGTTCCTTTGCTGCTCTTATGATTCTGACTGCTATCTCTCCTCTATTAGCGATAAGTATTTTTTTAAACATATTTTCTTTCCTCCTGGTAATCCAAATCATTTCAGATTATTAAATTTTGATCTTTAATAGTGGTCTTCCATAATCTACTGGATTACCATTTTCGATATATATTTCCTCTATAGTTCCAGAATAACTAGAAGTAATAGTAGTATTTACTCCAACTGTTGAAATATATCCAATTTCCTGTCCAGCTTTTATTTTCTGCCCCACTTCTATTACAGGCTCTCCATTCTTTTTCATATAAAAATATCTTCCTATATGATCAGACAGCACCTCTTTAAAATTTACTGCTTCTTTATTTTCTATAACTTTAGTTTCTTTTACTATTTCTTTTTTTACTGCTGCAGTAAGGGGTCCTTTAATTGTAACCTTAAAATTAGAATCCTCATATGATATCTCTGTAAGTTTCTGCTCATGCAGAACTTTCATTAATTCTTCAACTGCCTTTATATCTCCCCTCATAAAAACCTCCTTATTTTTTTATATTCTACCACTACAAGACTTTTATTTCAACAAAAATTACATATGTTATTTTATAGTAAGCTTATCAATTCCGATCAAATCTATGATTTCATCTATAAACATTCTTGATGGAGCTATCTTATATTTAGTTGCTCTTATCTCTTTAACTGTTTTTGTTTTTATTGCAAAATTTAGCTTAGTATCTCCAGGATAAGAAAGAATTATTTTTTTCAATCTGCTGAATTTATCTTTATCTTCTTCTTTTAAAAGTATATAAGCAGTAAATTTCCTATCTCTCACTATATCATCTAAAAATTTTATATTTTTTACAATTAGTTTTTTAGTTTCTGCTCCTTTGAAATAATCTGCCTGTACAGTTCCTTCAATATACACAATTTTTCCTTCCATAAATATATGGGCATTTTCTATATAATCTCTAGGAAAAATCACACAATTTATTTTATCGAAATAATCCTCTAATTCAAATAAACACATAATTTGTCCAGTTTTTTTTGTAACTATTTTTTTTATCTCTCTAAGTATACCACATGTTCTGAAAATCTGCACACTTTTTTCCTCTTTTAGTTCTGCTATCTTAGAAAGTCTGTATACTTCTATCAGTCTTCTATAATTATCCAATGGATGTGCACTGAAATAAAATCCAAGATATTCTTTTTCTCTTGCTAAAAGTTCTTCTAAGGAATATTCTGGTACTTGTGGAAGAGTAAAAACGCCAAGAGAAGATTTAGCTTCTCCAAAAAGATTCATTTGTTGTATCTCATCTTCTTTTATTTTCCTTGTTGCATAGTCTAATATTTTATCTACTGACTCAAATTTCTGTCTTCTATTTCCTGGAAGACCATCTAATGCTCCAGCCAGTATGAGAGACTCCAAGGCTTTTTTATTTAAACCATGCTTTCTTGTACGAACTACAAAATCCTCAAAATTTTTATATTCTCCATTTTCATTATATTCTTCCAGTATTTTTCCTGATACTCCCTCTCCCACATTTTTTATAGCTGCAAGAGAAAAAATTATTCCTTCTTTATCTACTATGAACTTTGGACTTGCTCTATTTATATCTGGTAAATGTAACTTCATATTATGTGCTTTTGCATCTTCCATATAAAAAGCTATGTCTTCCACATGACTCATTTCAGAAGTCATAAGAGAAGCATAGTAATGTTTCATATAATAAGCTTTAAAGTATGCTGTCCAATAAGCTATAAGAGCATATGCTGCTGAATGAGACTTATTAAATCCATATCCAGCAAACTTATCTATCAACTCAAACATCTCTATTGCTTTTTCTTTTGTATAACCATTTGCTATTGATCTTTCTACAAATTTTTCCCTGTTTTCCTCCATAATCTGGATATTTTTTTTCCCCATAGCTCTTCTTAACAAATCTGCTTCTCCGAGAGAATAATTTGCCATTATATTAGCTATTTTCATTACCTGCTCTTGGTAAAGTATTACTCCATAAGTTTCTTTTAATGTGGCTTCAAGAGATGAATGAGGATATTTTATCTCTGATATCCCATTTTTTCCATTTATAAAATCATCTACCATACCTGAACCTAAAGGTCCTGGTCTATATAAAGCCAAAAGAGCTATTATATCTTCAAATCTATCTGGTTTTAACTTCAGCAATATTTTTCTTATTCCTTGAGATTCTAACTGAAAAACTCCAGAAGTATCTCCCCTGGAAAGCATTTCATATACTTTTTTAGAATTAAGAGGTACATCTGATAATGTTATATCTTCTCCTAAGTCTTCTTTTATATAATCTATTGTTCTCTGTAAATTAGTCAGATTTCTAAGTCCAAGAAAATCCATCTTCAGTAATCCTAGATCTTCTAATTCCTTCATCTGATACTGTGTAGACACAACTTTATTTTTGTTATCACTATACAATGGAACTGTATCTGTCAAAGGATCTTTTGTAATAACTATTCCAGCAGCATGAACAGAAGCATGTCTTACTTTATTTTCCAATCTTGCAGATATATCTATTACTTTTTGTATCTCAGTATCATTGAGATACATATTTTTAAATTCTTCTACATTATTAAGAGTCTGTTGGATAGTTGCATTAAATGGAACTAACTTGGCAACACTGTCTATCTTAGAAAGTGGTATATCCATAACTCTTCCTACATCTCTTATTGCTGCTCTTGCTTTCATTGTTCCAAAAGTTATAATTTGAGCTACTTTATCTTCCCCATATTTTCTAATAACATATTCTATTAGTTCTTGTCTTCTTTCTTGACAAATATCTATATCTATATCTGGCATAGATATTCTTTCAGGATTTAAAAATCTTTCAAAGATAAGATTGTAATTCAATGGATCAAGTTCTGTTATTCCAAGAGCATATGCTACAAGACTTCCAGCAGCTGATCCCCTTCCAGGTCCTATTGGAATCCTGTTCCTTTTTGCATAATCTATAAAATCCCATACTACTACAAAATATGCAGCATATCCCATTTTTTCTATAACTGAAAGTTCATATTCTACTCTTTCTAAAACTGATATTGTCAAACCATGAGGGTATCTTTTAGAAAGACCAAAATATACAAGTTTTTTCAAAAATTCCTCTATTGTTTTTACACAAGATGGTATTTCATAATTTGGAAACTTAAACTTTCCAAACTCTATATCTACATTACATCTTTCAGCTATTTCAACAGTATTATTTACTGCTTCCAGATATCTTGCTCCTAGTCCATCTATTATCTGCTCCCTGCTTTTAAGAAAAAGTTCATCTGTTTCTATCCTCATTCTTTTTTCATCAGACACTTTTGCCCCTGTTTGAACACATATAAGAATATCTTGAAGAGTATGTTCTCCTTCATTTACATAGTGAGTATCATTTGTTGCTATCATTTTCAAATGATGTTTTTGAGCTAAATCATAAAGTTTTTCGTTAAGGGCTGTTTGACCTTTTACTCCATTTGCCTGCACTTCTATATAGAAATTATCTTTACCAAAAATATCTATATACTCATTTACTGTTTCATCCACTTTTTCTTCACTCTCATTATCCAGAATTCGTCGTGGAATTTCTCCCTGCATACATGCTGAAAGAGCTATTATTCCTTCATTATGAGTCTTTAAAAATTCTTTATCAATTCTTGGTTTATAATAGAATCCCTTTATATAACTTTCAGAACTTATTTTAAGAAGATTTTGATATCCTTTATTGTTTTCAGCAAGAAGTACCAGATGAAATATTCTTCCCTCTTTCTCAAGCATTGAAAATTCAGATACATATGCTTCCAATCCAATTACTGGTTTTATTCCTTTTTTTATTGCCTTCTTATAAAATTCCAGTACCCCAAAAAGATTTCCATGATCTGTTATAGCAATTGCCTGCATTCCAAGTGCTTTCACTCTATCTAAATAATCATCTATTTTTCCTACTCCATCAAGGAGGCTGTACTCAGTATGAAGATGAAGATGAACAAAGTTTTTTATCATAAAAATATCTCCTCCTTTTTTAGAGTTTATTTTTCCTCAATGATATATTATACCATAAATTTTATTAATTTTTGTTAAATTCTATCTAAAACTATATTTTATCATTAAAATGAAACTAAAGAGGGGCTGTTGCAAATTAGTGATTGATAAACTAATTTGTGCAGCCTCTCTTATTTTACATAAAAAAATAGAAATCTATTTTATAGATTTCTGCTAATTTATATTTTTATATTTATTTTTAAGTATCAAAAAAAGAAGTAGATGATTTTTTATTTATCTAAGCTACTTTTAATGAGTGAAGTGTTGTTCCTAAGCGATTATTTATATTTCTGCTTAGATATCTGTTGAAGTTGTAAGCGATACAAAACAAACATATTTCTCTTAAAACACTTTTTTTACTTCGAACTTTTAATTTTCGCAATTTCATATCTTCTTTCAAAACTGCAAAAGCACCTTCTACTTGAATACTTCTGTTCATTCTTAATTGTTTTCCATAATTGCTTGATACATTCTCTTTTGATTTATTTGATAAAATTCTAAATCTCGCATTGTACTTAATTTTTTTGTTAGTTTCAGGATTCCAAAAATATTGAACTGTATTATTTTTGTTAGAGTATAGAAATTCTAATTCTAATCCATCTTTTCTAAATAGCTTATTTTCAGAATTATTATATATTAAATTTTCTACTCTGTTTAAATCATTTTTAAACTTTCTGATTTTAGATTTTTCAAAATATATTGGTTTTATGTATGAAGTATAGTCCATTTTTTCCAAATATTCATAATTTGAAATACTTTCATATCCTGCATCAGCTACAATATTTTTAATTTCTAAATTTTGAGATGAAATTTTCTCTAAAAATGGAATCAAAGTTTTAGAATCAGAAGGGTTAGAAAAAATTTCATATGAAGAAATATATTCACTAATCACTCCTATTTGTAGATTATATCCAGGTTTTAATTGACCATTTCTCATATGGTCATCTTTCATTCTCATAAAAGTAGCATCTATATCAGTTTTTGAATAGCTATTTCTACCATTAAGATTTTTAAAATGATTAGAATATTTTTGATACTTTTCTAAGTATTCTGCGCATAATTCTAAATACTTTTGCTCTTTAGATTTTCTCTTTCCTCTACCTTTGACTATTTGAAAATTCAAATTAGAAAGATATGAATATATTTCAAGGAAGTTGTCATATTGTAAGTTGAAATCATCATTAAAATTTGAAATTAATTCAAGAATTTTTTCATCTAATCTAGT
This genomic window contains:
- the dnaE gene encoding DNA polymerase III subunit alpha gives rise to the protein MIKNFVHLHLHTEYSLLDGVGKIDDYLDRVKALGMQAIAITDHGNLFGVLEFYKKAIKKGIKPVIGLEAYVSEFSMLEKEGRIFHLVLLAENNKGYQNLLKISSESYIKGFYYKPRIDKEFLKTHNEGIIALSACMQGEIPRRILDNESEEKVDETVNEYIDIFGKDNFYIEVQANGVKGQTALNEKLYDLAQKHHLKMIATNDTHYVNEGEHTLQDILICVQTGAKVSDEKRMRIETDELFLKSREQIIDGLGARYLEAVNNTVEIAERCNVDIEFGKFKFPNYEIPSCVKTIEEFLKKLVYFGLSKRYPHGLTISVLERVEYELSVIEKMGYAAYFVVVWDFIDYAKRNRIPIGPGRGSAAGSLVAYALGITELDPLNYNLIFERFLNPERISMPDIDIDICQERRQELIEYVIRKYGEDKVAQIITFGTMKARAAIRDVGRVMDIPLSKIDSVAKLVPFNATIQQTLNNVEEFKNMYLNDTEIQKVIDISARLENKVRHASVHAAGIVITKDPLTDTVPLYSDNKNKVVSTQYQMKELEDLGLLKMDFLGLRNLTNLQRTIDYIKEDLGEDITLSDVPLNSKKVYEMLSRGDTSGVFQLESQGIRKILLKLKPDRFEDIIALLALYRPGPLGSGMVDDFINGKNGISEIKYPHSSLEATLKETYGVILYQEQVMKIANIMANYSLGEADLLRRAMGKKNIQIMEENREKFVERSIANGYTKEKAIEMFELIDKFAGYGFNKSHSAAYALIAYWTAYFKAYYMKHYYASLMTSEMSHVEDIAFYMEDAKAHNMKLHLPDINRASPKFIVDKEGIIFSLAAIKNVGEGVSGKILEEYNENGEYKNFEDFVVRTRKHGLNKKALESLILAGALDGLPGNRRQKFESVDKILDYATRKIKEDEIQQMNLFGEAKSSLGVFTLPQVPEYSLEELLAREKEYLGFYFSAHPLDNYRRLIEVYRLSKIAELKEEKSVQIFRTCGILREIKKIVTKKTGQIMCLFELEDYFDKINCVIFPRDYIENAHIFMEGKIVYIEGTVQADYFKGAETKKLIVKNIKFLDDIVRDRKFTAYILLKEEDKDKFSRLKKIILSYPGDTKLNFAIKTKTVKEIRATKYKIAPSRMFIDEIIDLIGIDKLTIK
- the accC gene encoding acetyl-CoA carboxylase biotin carboxylase, which codes for MFKKILIANRGEIAVRIIRAAKELGIKTVAVYSEADKESLHVTLADEAVCIGGISSSESYLKIPNIIAAAEITGADAIHPGYGFLSENARFGKICEMHNIAFIGPRPECIIKMGDKATARATAIENGVPVTNGTGIIKSIAEAKKEVNERISYPVMIKATAGGGGKGMRIARNDEELAANIVAAQNEAESAFGNPDVYIEKFVEDPRHIEIQIMGDQHGNVIYLGERDCSIQRRHQKLIEEAPSFSLPYNIRKAMGEAAVTLAKAINYDSAGTLEFLVDKNNDFFFMEMNTRVQVEHTVTEMVTGVDIIKLQIKVAAGEKLNIAQDDVILYGHAIECRINAEDPENDFLPSPGVLTKYIVPGGNGIRVDSHSYQGYEISPYYDSMIGKLIAFGINREEAIAKMKRALSEYIIEGIDTTIPFHLEVFNNELYLEGKTSTNFIEENFSKKNN
- a CDS encoding putative acetyl-CoA carboxylase biotin carboxyl carrier protein subunit, which produces MRGDIKAVEELMKVLHEQKLTEISYEDSNFKVTIKGPLTAAVKKEIVKETKVIENKEAVNFKEVLSDHIGRYFYMKKNGEPVIEVGQKIKAGQEIGYISTVGVNTTITSSYSGTIEEIYIENGNPVDYGRPLLKIKI
- a CDS encoding putative transposase, encoding MQKPINNNIFFQLNQPKLFNFLQYEISDNDPVRKLSSILEGLDFSSLMQVFSYKTKVHPIRMFSIIVYAYSRNLTSTRDIEMACHENIKFRFLLQDSKIPDHSTISRFLVKTEDILPDLFEQFVEKIFEMENISTETIYIDGTKIEAYANKYTFVWKKSIEKYRTRLDEKILELISNFNDDFNLQYDNFLEIYSYLSNLNFQIVKGRGKRKSKEQKYLELCAEYLEKYQKYSNHFKNLNGRNSYSKTDIDATFMRMKDDHMRNGQLKPGYNLQIGVISEYISSYEIFSNPSDSKTLIPFLEKISSQNLEIKNIVADAGYESISNYEYLEKMDYTSYIKPIYFEKSKIRKFKNDLNRVENLIYNNSENKLFRKDGLELEFLYSNKNNTVQYFWNPETNKKIKYNARFRILSNKSKENVSSNYGKQLRMNRSIQVEGAFAVLKEDMKLRKLKVRSKKSVLREICLFCIAYNFNRYLSRNINNRLGTTLHSLKVA
- a CDS encoding alkaline-shock protein; translation: MNELGNIRIADDVVKTIAAKAAGDVEGIYKLAGGVVDEVSKMLGKKRPTNGVKVEVGEKECSIEVFVIVEFGYPISEVAHEVQKSVLKAVSELSGLKVVEVNVYVQDVKIRTEEASEEEEETEEGL